CTTTTCAATGTCATACCCATCCGGGTTCCCCATCTCGAATGTCCCTGAAGCGACATGAATCATGCTTTTATAATCGGAAGGGACATCCGCATGTTTTTTCATGTCCTCGACATCCAAAACGTAACCCGCTTCGGCTTTCTCGAGCAGGGAAACGGCCTCTTTGTAAAATTTTCCTGAATCCCCTGTTTTTTCCAGATAAAGCTTGACCATAATGACAGTTTCCCTGTAGGCTCTCCTTTTTTCCAGATCTATTGCCCAGAAATAGTAGGTTTTCGCTTCGAATCCGTTTTTAATTTTTGCCGCTTTTTGATATATTTCCGCGAATTTGACATGATCATGCATATCATAATATTTTCTTGCTTCACGTTTTATTGCCGTCAATTCCCGTTCGGTAATCTCTTCCGCGAAAACAGCCATTCTGCAAATCGTCACCAACAATAGACAGGCTGATAAATACAATCTGTGTTTCATATTTCTTTTCCTTCTGCAATAGAATGTATCACCATGCCGGTTTTATTTCAAATACAACATATCATGACACCGGGGCAACGAATTAATAACAGGGCTGCCTATAAGAGCGGCGCTATATCGGCAATATCGTTGTCACTCAAATTCAGTTTTTTGAGTTTTTTCAATCCCGCAAGCGGTGAAATATCCCGTATCTTATTACCGGATACATCGAGTGAAACCAGCGAGGTAAAATACTCGAGTCCGGTGAGTTTGATAACGAGCCGATTGTCGGCCGCCACATCTTTGATCGCTTCCACATCCGAGACAAGAACCGGCCCGGTTTTATGCAGAAGCTTCTTTACGTACTTTTCGAGCTGCGTATCCTCAAAAAAAACAACGCCGGGGGCGAGGTCCACCGGTTTTTGCCTTATCTGCTCGATTTTTATGATATTTTTCGATCGGAAAGACTCACAAAGCCTGATCGCGACACCCAGCATTTTTTCCAGTTCGGTCTCATGTGCGTAGATAAAATCCGGTTTATTGCGATAACGCCGAGGTTCTTTATAATGATTGAAAACAACCGGCACCCGTATGTCGTGATTTTTATACTGTTCCTTTATGATCTTGTCTGAAACCTCGATGGTCGTTTCCATATCGCCGGTACTTTTTATATCCGCGACCTTATGTTTTGTTTCTCTATGCCAGAAAGCCCCCCACATCCCGTCATTTGCATCTCCGTCACCATAGCAAAACACCAGACGCAAAGGGATCAGGTGTGTATCAGCGCTTAGAAGATCAAAATCGAACCAGTAATAGCTGCCGATACCCGAATCAAGTGCCTTTGCATCCCTATAAAGGTGGTGTTCCGGAAAATTAGGACATTCAAGAAAGCGCGAAACGGGACAATGTCCCAATGGGACAATATTTTTTATGGGAATATTGATGTCTTCTCTCCTCGTGATTCCCTGTTTTTCATATACCGTAAGGAAATAATCCGGCAGCCTGTCCGTGTTCACATCAATCGCCCGCATTGCCGAAAGACACCGGGGCCATTCGGCCACGGCAGCCCCGTCTTCCAGTATAAACGCATCGCCGTCTTTTTGGCCGTACAGACTGATTTTCGTTTTTTCCGAAAAACCGGACAATACCGACCGGTCTGAAATATTATTATAGTCGGCATTGATATACGTCAATTTCTTGAGTTTACTCAAAGGCGCAATATCCCTGATACGATTATGAGTGAGGATGATGGTATCAAGCGATGTCAACCCGGCCAATGGCCCGACCTCTTTTATCTCCGTATTCGTTACGTCAAGCGACTCGAGTTGCGTGTAGCGTGAGAAAAACGAGGTATCGGGCAGATAATTGTCCTTCATGCTTAATTTCTTCAATTTTTTCATAAAATGACATGTAAAAATACCCGTATCGCCTGCCAGGCTTCCCGTAAGAGAAAAATCCGATAAATTTTCAAGCGTATCGAGTATTGAAAAATCGAGTTTCGGGAATGCCCTCATTTTTAGTGTGGTCAATTTTTTAAGATGGCCCAACGCGCTTATATCCATAACCCTTATCTCAGAAATATCGAGATGTGTCAGATTTATAAGGGGTTTGAGAAAATCGAGACTGGCGGTTTCCGCTTTCCCCGCTTTCAGTTTACGCAGCGAAGTGAGGTTTGAAAGCCGGTCGACATTCAGAAGGGTATTGCCGGATAGATCCAATTCTTCGAGGCCGGGCGAAATTTGTTCTTCCCT
The DNA window shown above is from Spirochaetales bacterium and carries:
- a CDS encoding leucine-rich repeat domain-containing protein; translation: MSGRNNKKTRMNKWYGEVKQYPRYIKWYVLLLFVMQTVTCTMNTLMITATGEYGNPPYRPDNGEDKDDKPDGPGEMECREEQISPGLEELDLSGNTLLNVDRLSNLTSLRKLKAGKAETASLDFLKPLINLTHLDISEIRVMDISALGHLKKLTTLKMRAFPKLDFSILDTLENLSDFSLTGSLAGDTGIFTCHFMKKLKKLSMKDNYLPDTSFFSRYTQLESLDVTNTEIKEVGPLAGLTSLDTIILTHNRIRDIAPLSKLKKLTYINADYNNISDRSVLSGFSEKTKISLYGQKDGDAFILEDGAAVAEWPRCLSAMRAIDVNTDRLPDYFLTVYEKQGITRREDINIPIKNIVPLGHCPVSRFLECPNFPEHHLYRDAKALDSGIGSYYWFDFDLLSADTHLIPLRLVFCYGDGDANDGMWGAFWHRETKHKVADIKSTGDMETTIEVSDKIIKEQYKNHDIRVPVVFNHYKEPRRYRNKPDFIYAHETELEKMLGVAIRLCESFRSKNIIKIEQIRQKPVDLAPGVVFFEDTQLEKYVKKLLHKTGPVLVSDVEAIKDVAADNRLVIKLTGLEYFTSLVSLDVSGNKIRDISPLAGLKKLKKLNLSDNDIADIAPLL